The Drosophila yakuba strain Tai18E2 chromosome X, Prin_Dyak_Tai18E2_2.1, whole genome shotgun sequence DNA segment AGGCGCGCCTTGATCTCGGCTCTTATCAGCTGGCTGATGGCGACTACAGCAATCTGGAGAAGCGCACTTTCAGCACCCTGGACTTCTATCGCCAGCATCAGGAGCAACTGACGCCGGCTGGCCTCGCCTTCTATCAGACCAACTGGGACGAGTCATTGACGCAGTTCTACCACGATGTTTTGAGTGAGTAGAAACGTGGTTGTAATTAAACCAATCGAAGCTCATGCTCATACTGGTTATCTGTCGCGCAGAGAGCAAGGAGCCCGTCTATGAGTACGACTTTCCCAAGCCCTATCTGGCCGACCAGAAGTTCTTCCCGCTGAAGCAGCCCTTCAATCTGTACATGGACAAGCATCGCGACCAGAAGCAGGTGAACAAGGAGTATCTGGAGCGCAAGCTGGCCAAAACGCATCCATTCGAGGGGCCCGAGAAGCCGCTGCGCTATCCCAATGCCCATCCCATACGCGATGTGCCCTCGTGGCTGAGGACCGAGATCCGAAAGGAGCGTTTGGGCACCGGACGCGTGCAGGACTACTAGGGAATACGCTGCTGTTAAGTTTTGTGTGTAATAGTGGTTAACaagttctgtttttttttattttcactggAAGTACATGAGTTGCTAAAGTACACGGTTGCCTCATCTGCAAACTACAACTACGCGGTTATAGCCTAAATAAATATGGGAAGAGGGGGAGGAGATTACTGGAGATGTATGCTCCATGCTACGGAATCGAAATTGGAATCGTGTGATGCGTTAACAATTGTCCGGAGAGGATGCTCCACTCCATCGATGtgctaatttaattagttaCCTATTTGTATTAACTTATTCGTTATTCGCTTTGCTTGCCTCGCGCAAAATTGgttaaattgtttttggatttttggcaCAGTTTTCTACGTTTTCCTCTGCTTCgctgatatatatatatatgtatctatgtatcgCTGTGTTCCGTTGTCATCCGCTCTTCAATGGGACATGCGGAAACATCAATGGGACATCCAAGTGGCGTCCTTAAGTCTGCGCCTTGCCGTAACTACCCACTGGCGGCCTGTACATGGCCGGCAGAAAGGAGACCTGAGTTCGATTGAAAGCATACTTTCGCTTCCCGATGTTCTTCAGCACGTTGTCCATGCGCGTGCCCTCACTGAAATGAAAGTAGCGTGGATAAAAATCATCCATGTACATATTTCAAATTCCAAACTCACCTTCGCATGGTGCTGAGCGCGTAGGGCACATGCTTCGCCGGCAGCTGGAACTCGCGCACCAGGACGCGACACTGCTCGAGGGTCACCGCCATGCCAGTGCGATCCTTGGCGCTCTTGCACGAGGTGAACCGCAGGCCGTCCATCAAACGGCACGCATCCTCGGCCAGATGCAGAATCTTCACGTTCTTGGACACATTGGcacgcagctgctgctccatgAAGCCGAGCAGCGACTGCAGCGATTCGCCAGTGTCCACCGAACCGAGTCCCAGCTTGCGATAGCGGCCAAAGTATTGGCTCAGGCGCAAGTAGTTGTCCCAGTTGGACCGATGCTGCTCCTTGGTCTGACCCAGCGTCTCGGCGAAGCTGGCCTTCTCGTTGATGCCGATGTTGAAGAAGACGGGCGTGATCTTGAACGTTATGGAGGTGCCATTGCCCGGCAGCGAGTGCTCCGGCACCGGCAGCTGCACCTCCAGCGCCTGCCGCGATCCAGTGATCCGTGGCGTGGGCGTCTGTGCGACCTCACCCTGCGCCCGCACCAGCTGAAAGCTGACGGCGGACAGGTCCTCGATGGCGATGCACATGTCGCTCCACATGTCCGCCTCGTTGCCGTACAGCGTCAGCAGGCCTTCGAAGTAGGCCAGTGGCCCCAGGTCGCGCAGCATCACCAGATAGCCCATGTCCAGTTCGCTGCCCCACAGACGCAGCATCAAGGAGCTGACCAGCGCAGTTAGCTGGTAAGAAAGGAGATCGAGATCAAGAGCTGCAAAGTAAGTAATGAATGAATGCTTACCGCCTGGGAGAAGCAGACATCCCTGCGGTACATGATGCTCGCCTGGAGGCGATTGCAGCGCATGTCCTGCTGCAGCCGCTGCACCGAGTGCATCAGCCGGGCGGTCTTCAGTAGGCGATCCATGGCGTGCCGCAGTTTGCGCATGCTGGGACGCAGTTCCGCCGCCCAGTCTGTGGTCATCGAGAGATCCAGGCCGTCGGTGAACTTGTTGCCCTTCTTTACGACCACAGAGCCGACAGTGGAGCCACCACTGCCCACCGTCTGCGGCTTGAGATCCAGTGCCAGATTGGCTGCCTGCTTGCCGGCTGCTGAGGCCGCAATCACGTCCGGCGTCTGTTGCGGTGCCACGGCGAATCCCTCACGCTTGATGGGCACCTTCGGATGACGCAGTCGGATGGCCGGACTGTCGCAGCGACCGCAAAAGAACTTCAGCTTGCTGACCAGGCACATGACGCTCGCCTCGATGTTCAGCTGTGTGAGATCCAGTGGCTCCGGCTCCTCTGTGGGCCGGTAATAGTTCGCCGACGGCGAGGAGCTCATCAGCTTGGTGTCCAGGAAGCCGGccggtggctgctgctgctgatgctgccgCTGTCGCTGCGCCTGCCGCCCGATCTCGTCCAGATCGATTAGCTGCAGTACGGATAAATCAGCTGGCGGCTCCGATGGCGGAGCTGGCGTGGATGTGTTGGCCTCTGTGGGCGTTTGCCAAGCAACCGGCAGCGACTGATATgtggcctcctcctcctgctcggCCTGAGCACCTGGATGCCTGCCCTGCTCCAGGCTGCGCAAGTGATCGTTGTAGCACTTCACCACATGCTGCAGCGAATCGATGGCCCGGATATCCAGCGAGCTGGACGGCGAGCTGTTGCTCGGATGCCAGCTGTTCGAGCGCATCAGCGGCGGCTGACCGCGTGGCCAGAGATCCGGTGGCGCCACCACCGGCGTGGCAAAGTCCTCCAGCTCCGGTGACTTCAGTTCCAGCGCCGTCAATTGTTGGGTTATCTTGCGGAATGGCGACATTGGCTCCATTAGCACATTTTCCGGCTCCTCGATGATGCGATGGCGTTCGATAAaggccaccgcctcctccacaATACTGGGCTCCCAGAGATTGAGCAGCGTGCGTGTGCGAGCCACCATCTGGTTGCACAGCGGCATCATGTCCATGGAGCTGCGCCGACTGgccaactgcagcagctgcgacATCAGCTCGACGATCTCCTTGCGCAGCTGCTTGGTGGCCTGCACCGCATCATTGGCCGCCTGCACCTTGCACGCGTTGCTCTGCTCCAGCTTCCAGGATTTGCTCTCCTGCAGCAATCTGGACAAAGTAAAAAGAATCAATAAGTCTGGGTTCCATAGAGATGATGATGACAGCCCACTTACTTGATGAGACCGCCACACTTGCGCCCTTTGGCATCGTGGCGCGTGAAGGCGCCCACGGTGACCACGTCCAGGAGGCCACGTCGCTGCAACGTGTCGTTCTGTGCCCACATCCGCTGCACGTGCAGATTGACCGGAAGGAACTCCAGCGCCTCGTCCGCCTTCGCCGAGGAGCGCTTAAAGGAGACACCATCACGCGCCAGCTGTTGGATATTCTGCTTGGCCTGCGAGTAATCCTTGAGTAGGCGCAGATGCTCCTCGAGCAGATTCATTTGTCGCCAGCGCCACTCGCCGCTCAGCTCGCCCATGCCGGAGATctcctgcagcagctccttcTCGCGCTGTATCCAGATGGAGAGCAGCTGCTGGGGCAGCTGGCAGCACAGGCGCGACTCCAGCAGCGTCTCCTGCACACTGATGTCCGCTCCCAGCGACGAGTGCAGCCGATATGTGCGCAGGCGGGGATTGGAGCACACCCGCTGCAGGCCGCACTGCTGCGGCACAAACAGGCGGACTCCCAGCTTCGGCGGCAGCGACTGGGTGCGCCGATGGGCTGTAAGTGGGAGCATAAGATATGGGTCAGTAGGGTAGATGCTATGATTCATCTATCCTTGTCGTTTTCGAAGAGGTACTCCCAAATCCCAAACCCCAAATCACATTAAGTAGAACCCTAGGATGTAGCAATGCCCTCCCATCTCACCACGTCTGCTGCTCGTAGTGGCTGCCGCGGCGCCTGCCGATCCCTCGAAGAGCTGGGTGCTGGAACGCGGCGGTCCATGGCCCGACTGGCCGGGCTCCACGGCAGCGTCGGGTGACCAGGAGGCCAGCGTGATGAAGCCGCACTCGCCGCGCGGCGATGTCAGTGGCAGGCGCAGCCGGCTGGTGTCCTGGATGACGCCCAGTGCCACCTCGGCATGACCCAGCGGCACGGCGGTAAGCGTCATCCGTTCGCGAACATCGTGGACGCTGAAGCGAAGCCGTGTGCTGGCCGACAATCCAGCGCTGCGCTGGAAGCGCATGGTGCAGAGGAACTGCGGGGTGCGTGTGCGCTCCTGCAGCTCGGTGCGTGCGTGCTCCCGCCAGACGCAATCCTCTCCAGCCGACGGCAGCAGCGAGCACACCACCTGCGGATTGGGCGGTCGCCCCAATGTGTCCAGGGGCAGGGTATCACAGGAGAGGGCCGTCTCGCAAATGGGCAGCTCCGAGAGATCGAGTTCTGTAAGTAAGAGTAGACCAGGTCAGAACGCAGGCGTTGGATGCAAtggaacagaacagaacagaagggaaggaaaggaaaggaaaggaaaccGAAGAGCAGGCGGCAGAGCTAAAGCTGGAGAGGATTGAATAACAAACAACTGGTTAATTTCGTTTAAATTcataagcaaaacaaagttTATTCCAAGAATAAATTCATCATTTTCAGTCCAATCACATGGAACGCAATGCACCTCCAGCTCCCGTTGGGATTACACATAAGTATACAACATATAAATTCGAAAATGGGTTAATGGAGTGATGGAATCTAGTGGTTAAGTCCTGCGATTTCGATTAGATTCCAGAGAAATGTGATAGAACAATGTGCAGAATGTTTGCGAATGAAGCGTCTTTAGTTGGTCAAGATGGAATCCAGATGGAATCAAATGACTATAAACCTGATGGCTGTGAGTGCATGGAAGTGAGCGAGAGGTTTGGGGTGCAGTTGGTGGAACAGTGACATGGCTCAATATCTGGTTAACTGTTTAACTGGttaacaaaactaaaaacaataacGACCATCGCGTCTCCCGATTGGTATTGGTTTTTGGGTTAGAACTGTATAAGATCACCTTCAAACGGCGCCACCACCTCCGTGGTCACAGGCACGCTGACGGACAACTCCTCCGCCGGCTGGCTGTgcagctgtagctgtagctgctCCTGCATTTGCTGCTCCAGCGGCATGCCGAGATCAATGTGATTGCCCATGGAGGATGCCCCGCTGCTTGGCTGGCGACTCTGGCTAACAATCTGATCTTTAAGCTGGCGGATGAGCGCGTTTAGCTTCTCGCTGGAAGCGTGTTCGATGCACTGCACCCAGGCGAGACGTTCGGCCGACGAGCGTGTGATGAAACGCTCCGATGTGCTGTCCTTGAAGTCTGAAACACACAGTTTATTAGCATAATACTCATAACTAATAAATGAGTGATTAGTTTCCTACCTAGATCGAATACGTAGCCGTCGGGATCACGATCCTCATTCTGAATGCGCGCACGACAGTTCTCCAGCACCAGGAGGCCGGCCACCGCTGACTTGGGGTCCTTATCCTTGAGGTAGAACAGTAAATTGCCACGCAGTTTACACCAACGTTCAACTCTGACTGTGGGCGGTAGAATGAGTGGTGCATAAGCCAAGTGCCTGGACAGGATTGGATGGTGTGTGGAtggtgtgtggatgtgtgtgggtgtgtgtgtgtactcgtgcatgtgcatgtgcatgtgcatggaTGCGGGTGATCAGATGGTAGTGGTGCAATCAATACCTTCGCTGGAACGCCACAGGAAGCCCTCCTGGCGGTCGGTGATGATGAGCAGGCCCTCCTTGTCGAACCGAGTTGCTGGATTGCTGGCCAGGGAGTTCAGTTCCGGCTTGTTAAAGCGCATGGCTGCGTGTCGCTGGATCTAATGGATATACACAAATGCCACAATGGTAGACCACTCGTTTAGCAACTCCATAGATGGACGGGCACGCCCGCCACATCAATAATTCACGGCAATTACACGATGTGTACGTGCTGCtggggggggcgtggccggcgGAGGGGGCGGCTGCCCTACTgggtacacacacacacatatacatacctcctgctcctccttctcctcctttttttttggtcctGCGACCTCGTTactttgttgttattgttgttgctgctgctgcttctgcacAGCTGGCTGCCCAATTCCCCCCACACCGCTGGCACTCACTACCTGGCTGATCCTGGCCAGGAGCTGGGTCATCCGTCGCTCCGAGTGACTCCCCTTGCCCTCGATTGTAATTACTACAagcaactaattaaatttagcaACTAATTTTGATAAGCGCACTGCGCTACTGTTTCTTATTGGAAAATAAGCTAGAGATGGCAGCTAGAGATGGCAGGCTCGGTCGTGAGTATCGAATGAAAGTTCTTGATTTGCAATGATATGAAAAaattcatcaaaaattacaaaaaattttttaattttttcttttctttttttaaaacacagttcgattggaaatttatttacgaactcaacgaggtatgacattccatattcggactaatatttcgaatgttctgatcaaaatactgatatttatagtcgcaaaattGCTAAACAATGCTATAATGCGGTCACACTGTTGGCATAGCGATGGCAGAATATACCGATAGTATCCgcacatatttatattcaaattaacAACTATACACTTTTGTGATTTCTTTTAAAAGTTATTGTTCATTAatagtaaatttatttttaatgaataaagCAGTACATTAACTCCCAACTTATGCCATTAAAAAGTCTGATGTGCTTAGCATTAGTTGAAGTGATTAAAAAATCGCCACGTTTAATATCAAATATCTCATATTCATAAcagcatatatatataacattttacTATAAACGAAGAGGGAGAGTGAGTGTCACATACAAATATGTGTGATCTAAAAGTACACTTAGCATTGTACTAGGTATAATTAGCTACTAGGTATAATAGCTACTAGGACTGGATTGTCCCCCTCTCGGTTTCGCCGTTTCCGGTTCAGTGATGGCGACTGCTCTTTATATCCACGTTAAATTGTCGCGACCAATCCGCCAGCAATTGGAACTGTGTAATAAAACGGCATGAGCTACGAATGGAAAGGATAACCCTATCGCAGATCTACTCACATCCCGATCCATGATGTTGTCGCAGAAACTCAGGTCCAGCAATTGCAGCTTGGGGCAGTGAACTAGAATGCTGAAATCGAATTCgatgtttaatgtttaagcGATCTAAAAAAGATAAAAGGAACCTACTCATAAACACGCTCGTGGGTTATGTTCAGAATGCCCATGAGGTCCAGCTGCTCCAGATTCTTGCCCAGGGCGGCAATATGCATGAGATCGCGTTCGGTGGTTCCCCGCACCGCCGACAAGAAGAGCTTCTTCAGCTTGGGGCAGTTGGACAGCAGCTGGAACAGGCCATCGCCAAGCGATGCCTCCCTCAAGCTAAAGGAAAAGAATGTTTTATTAATGGAATacgcatttgcatttccattgagGAGCACTCACCACCAGCCCAAGTCCAGCTCCTCCAACTGATGGAGACGCGCCAGTGACTGCAATCCTCTGGCTGACAGAAAGTGCGCCTTCCACAGATCCAGCGAGATCAGCTGCGTGTTGTACGTGGCCAAGTGGGCGGCCACATTGTCCATGTTCACCGAGACACCACAAAATGCTAAAGGAAAGCAGCATGAATTTGATTACACGAATCCAGTTAAGGTACTCTAACTCACCAAGATTCAGGTGCTTTAGCTTGCGGTTGCCCTCGAGCATGCTGAGCAGCAGTTCCGTTTCGAAGTAAGTTTGGAAGAGATCGAGACGCTCCAGGTTCTTGAGATTGGCCAGACAGGAGAAATTTAGCAGCGGCGGATCAGTGGCACAGTTGCGCAGGCTCAACTCTGCGCAGAAAGATCGGAATCTATAGTTTAAAAGTTCGATAAAGATAAGATGAAACCCACCTATCAGGTTATCACAGACTATGCCCACATTCTCAATGCAGCTGGCATTGAGAAACTTGCAGGAGTTCAGCCGCAGGTGGGTAAGATTATCGCCGCGTTGGGTCAGGAATCTGAAACAAGTCATCACTTAGTTGAAACCTTAATACGATTCGGTATGGTTGTGAACTCACTTCTTGAATTCGGTGGGCGAGACATTGCCAAAGCCGCCGCACCACGACAAATCCAGCTTGCGCAACATGGTGGCACGGCGCGCCAGGGTGCACAGCAGCTCAGAGCTGGCCACATGCCAGTAGGGCTTCAGGCTGAGCTCGGCGTAGAGCAGCGGATGCGTGGAGATGTCGTAGA contains these protein-coding regions:
- the LOC6524707 gene encoding inositol polyphosphate-4-phosphatase type I A is translated as MRFNKPELNSLASNPATRFDKEGLLIITDRQEGFLWRSSEVRVERWCKLRGNLLFYLKDKDPKSAVAGLLVLENCRARIQNEDRDPDGYVFDLDFKDSTSERFITRSSAERLAWVQCIEHASSEKLNALIRQLKDQIVSQSRQPSSGASSMGNHIDLGMPLEQQMQEQLQLQLHSQPAEELSVSVPVTTEVVAPFEELDLSELPICETALSCDTLPLDTLGRPPNPQVVCSLLPSAGEDCVWREHARTELQERTRTPQFLCTMRFQRSAGLSASTRLRFSVHDVRERMTLTAVPLGHAEVALGVIQDTSRLRLPLTSPRGECGFITLASWSPDAAVEPGQSGHGPPRSSTQLFEGSAGAAAATTSSRRAHRRTQSLPPKLGVRLFVPQQCGLQRVCSNPRLRTYRLHSSLGADISVQETLLESRLCCQLPQQLLSIWIQREKELLQEISGMGELSGEWRWRQMNLLEEHLRLLKDYSQAKQNIQQLARDGVSFKRSSAKADEALEFLPVNLHVQRMWAQNDTLQRRGLLDVVTVGAFTRHDAKGRKCGGLIKLLQESKSWKLEQSNACKVQAANDAVQATKQLRKEIVELMSQLLQLASRRSSMDMMPLCNQMVARTRTLLNLWEPSIVEEAVAFIERHRIIEEPENVLMEPMSPFRKITQQLTALELKSPELEDFATPVVAPPDLWPRGQPPLMRSNSWHPSNSSPSSSLDIRAIDSLQHVVKCYNDHLRSLEQGRHPGAQAEQEEEATYQSLPVAWQTPTEANTSTPAPPSEPPADLSVLQLIDLDEIGRQAQRQRQHQQQQPPAGFLDTKLMSSSPSANYYRPTEEPEPLDLTQLNIEASVMCLVSKLKFFCGRCDSPAIRLRHPKVPIKREGFAVAPQQTPDVIAASAAGKQAANLALDLKPQTVGSGGSTVGSVVVKKGNKFTDGLDLSMTTDWAAELRPSMRKLRHAMDRLLKTARLMHSVQRLQQDMRCNRLQASIMYRRDVCFSQALTALVSSLMLRLWGSELDMGYLVMLRDLGPLAYFEGLLTLYGNEADMWSDMCIAIEDLSAVSFQLVRAQGEVAQTPTPRITGSRQALEVQLPVPEHSLPGNGTSITFKITPVFFNIGINEKASFAETLGQTKEQHRSNWDNYLRLSQYFGRYRKLGLGSVDTGESLQSLLGFMEQQLRANVSKNVKILHLAEDACRLMDGLRFTSCKSAKDRTGMAVTLEQCRVLVREFQLPAKHVPYALSTMRSEGTRMDNVLKNIGKRKYAFNRTQVSFLPAMYRPPVGSYGKAQT